The sequence below is a genomic window from Serratia nevei.
ATCGACGAAAGCCGTTGTCTTTGCGTACCCAGCCAAATGGCACACCTAACGCGAACTTTTGCCACGGTTCAAACTCAATACGCAGTTTCCGACGCGCCCACTCACCACTGGTGTGAGGCATTTTTTGCGAGAACCGGAGAAATCGTTCGGCCTTGTTTTTGTCGAAGCGGTAAGGCCACCGCTGATCTTTAGCGCGCTCCAGGTCATCAAGGTGTCGCTGGCAAGCGAGGATGGTTAACTGACAAGCCAGAATCTTCCCGCCAACAACGTCCCGCGCATATTGGTTCGCTGCATTGACGTTCGGATATGTAGCCATCAATCAAACTCATCAAATTCGTTCCCTTCATCGTCCGGGTCGTTTTTGCCGCTCGTCATTCGAATACGGCTTAGCGGGTCTAACCCAAGGAGTGAACCCAGACGGGCGATTTGCGAAACAGAGTCGTTTCTCACATTAACAGCGGGGTGTTTTTTCTCACCGCCCATTTCGCTTGATACTGTCAGGCCGTCTTTCGCAATAACGTTTTCAGCCTCAACCATCAAATGAAACGCATTGCAGTACGCTAAAAGGATCGGCGCGTCCTCCAGCTCAAAGACTCCGCGCTCAATTAAAATCTTGCTCTGCGTTTTCCAGAGACGAATTGCGATATCCCCCATCAGCTCTGACGGTGGCGCAATCCTTGTTAATTTGCTCTTCCTGCCGACGGGTAAATTGGGTTTACGTCCGGCACCGGAAGAACGCACAACTGCTGACATAAAACCCCCTGATTAATAGGTCAAACCTTCCGGAAAAAAATTCCTTATTTTGGGCGCGTAAAAATTTGACGGGGCGGGCAGTACGGAAGATGAAAGGTTGTAGAGATTTTACCTCCCCCTACCGCCCTGAGAGGCGCTCACGCGCCGTCTTTGCCTCATGACATGGGGTGCATAGGCTTTGGAGGTTGTCGTCGCTATCGCGGCCACCGTGCGCTGTAGGCACTATGTGGTCAACGCATGTTGCTTCTGTTATGACGCCTCTTCTCAAACATTCTTGGCACAAGCCTTTATCACGCTTCAGAATGCGCAGCCGGAGATGCTCCCACTTGCTCCCATATCCGCGCTGATGCCTGCTCTGTCCGGGTTTGTAGTTGCGCCATCCTTCCCCTTGATGCTCGCTGCAATATCCGCTGCGATCTGTCGTGGTGTTTCGGCATCCGCGCTTGCGACATGCCTTAGGTGTTTTCGGTGGCATGCTATCTCCCGGCGCTCTGCGCCCACTTGATTAACGCCTCCATGCGTGAGGCGCATACCTTCATTTCGCCTTGCTTGGCGTGCAGCGCTGTCACTGCATCACCGAACGTTGTACCGGTGAACGGCGCGTCATCGCACTGTTGCAGCAGCACCGCTGGCGGCAGGACGTAAATCATCTGCGTGCTCTGCGGCTTTGGCCTGTCCGCGCAGGATGTTGAGAGCAGCACCAGGCAGAGGCTTGTTGCTACAGCCGCTCGCGTCCAGAGCCTCGCGCAACGCTTTGTTTTCTGCATCAGCCTTCCCTCTCAGTTTCCGCTCTTTTTCCAACTGCGCGGCGCTCGCTTGCCTGTCAGCGTCAGAAGCCTGTTTCATCGCCACCAGAGCCGCGTCTTTGGTGTCCAGCTTTTCTACCAGCGCGCCGTTGTCCCTTTTGGATTTATCCAGGTCATCGCGCAGAGAAAGCGTGTAGAGCACCAGCACAGCGGCCAGCAGCGCCACCAGCAGAGGCCACGCTTTGATGATTACATCCCACCACCAGCGCCAGCTCATAACAGCACCTTGCAAGCACGCTCGAAGCGTTCGCGTCTGTCTTGCAGGCCGTTTGTCCCGCCGTTAATGCGCCGCGTGGTCAACTCAACATCACCAACGTTGCGACCACAGTCGTTAACTTTCCAGTACCAGCCAGCTGAACGCATTCCGTTCAGGTCTTGTTCCAGCAGTT
It includes:
- a CDS encoding phage terminase small subunit P27 family, coding for MSAVVRSSGAGRKPNLPVGRKSKLTRIAPPSELMGDIAIRLWKTQSKILIERGVFELEDAPILLAYCNAFHLMVEAENVIAKDGLTVSSEMGGEKKHPAVNVRNDSVSQIARLGSLLGLDPLSRIRMTSGKNDPDDEGNEFDEFD
- a CDS encoding HNH endonuclease; the encoded protein is MPPKTPKACRKRGCRNTTTDRSGYCSEHQGEGWRNYKPGQSRHQRGYGSKWEHLRLRILKRDKGLCQECLRRGVITEATCVDHIVPTAHGGRDSDDNLQSLCTPCHEAKTARERLSGR
- a CDS encoding DUF2570 domain-containing protein, translating into MSWRWWWDVIIKAWPLLVALLAAVLVLYTLSLRDDLDKSKRDNGALVEKLDTKDAALVAMKQASDADRQASAAQLEKERKLRGKADAENKALREALDASGCSNKPLPGAALNILRGQAKAAEHADDLRPAASGAAATVR